GGCTTGCCATCTTTGACAAGCCCTTTTACTTTATAGGAGTATCTCATCTATCCTTTGAAGTTCCTCTTTTGAAAACTCTAAATTATTCAATGCAGCAACATTTTCTTCTATTTGATTAACCTTACTAGCACCTATTAAAGCCGAAGTCACTCTTCCGCCCCTCAGCACCCACGCAAGGGCCATTTGTGCAAGGGATTGACCACGCTCTTTAGCTATTTTGTTTAACAGTTCTACCTTTTTCAGCTTCTCTTCTGTAATATCGCCCTTTTTAAGTGCACCTGTAGATTTGGCTGCTCTGGAATCAGCTGGAATACCCGATAGGTATTTATTGGTTAAAAGCCCTTGTGCAAGTGGACAAAATGCAATGCTGCCTATGCCCTCTTCTGTTAATACATCGAGCAAATCATCTTCAATCCATCTGTTAAACATGGAATAGCTAGGCTGATGAATGATAAAAGGCGTACCCAATTGTTTGAATATGCGTATAGCCTCCCTAGTTTGCTCAGCAGTATAGGAGGATATACCAACATACAAAGCCTTACCCTGCCTTACTGCAGAATCTAGAGCCCCTACAGTTTCCTCCATAGGTGTATCTGGATCTGGCCTGTGGGAATAAAATATATCCACATATTCAAGTCCCATTCGCCTTAGACTCTGATCCAAACTGGCCAATAAATATTTTCTAGAGCCCCATTCACCATAAGGCCCTGGCCACATCCTGTAACCCGCTTTTGTAGAGATTATCATTTCATCCCGATAGCTTGCGAGATCCATCTTTAGTATTTTTCCAAAGTTCTCCTCTGCTGAACCTGGAGGTGGTCCATAGTTGTTAGCTAGATCAAAATGGGTTATTCCTAGATCAAAAGCCCTCCTTACCATGGCACGGCTATTTTCGAATACGTCAACACCGCCAAAATTATGCCAAAAACCTAAAGAGATGGCAGGCAACATAAGACCGCTTTTACCACATCTGTTGTATTTCATGCCCTTATAGCGATTTTGATTTGGATAATACATTATAATATACCCTCCCACTTTATATTTCTACACCAAATGCCTTATTATATCCTCCCTGTCACCATAGATTAGATCAATTACCGGTATCTCGATCATTGTATATGCACCAGGCTTTTGCCTTGTAGTGGCCCTAGCTGCACATACCAATACTTGACCTGTAAGGGCAGGATTATTTATATTCATTTTAAACTCAAAACGCTGATTTTGTACTGTACCTGATACGCCCTTGCGCTCCATCAACACACCATGTCCCATATCAATTAGTGAGTCTACATCATCAACCTGCGTTACTATGGTTTCATCATTTATAAAATATGGATCGCTTTTTATAGATTCTTCCACTTCTTTAAAATCAGCACCTTCTTCCAATTCTACGTATACTGCCCTACGATGTACCCCATATCCAATGGGGATTGTCATAGATAGTGCAGACCTTACTCCCTTTTTATCTTTCACTGCTACGGTATGACCCATACTCATACCAGGCCCAAAATTGGTATATGTTATACCTTTAGGTGCCAATGCCTTCATAAGTGTCCTTATTATTGAATCACTACCTGGATCCCAACCAGCAGATACTATAGACACTGCATTATTTTCGTTCGCTACCTTATCTAGCGCATTTTTTACATCCCATATATTACTATGTATATCATAGCTATCTACCGTATTGATGCCCTTAGATAATAGATCCTTTGCCACATCTGGAATTGATCTAGTTGGCAAGCCCAATATGGCAACATCTACATCTCCTAGAGATTCTATAGAATCTACCACCTTTACCCCTTCAAGTTCTTTAGGCAGAGACTTTTGTATTGAAGATGCCCTTCTAACTAGCCCAACAAGTTCCATATCAGGAGCCTCGAGTACTGCCTTTAATGCCATCCTCCCTACATTTCCATATCCCACTACTGCCACTTTTATTTTTTCCATTGCTTACTCATCCTTTCTCAAAAACCAACAGCTGCTTATATTTATATTTTAACAAAATCACGACAAAATAGTAACATTTTTTTGGAGCTTTTCTAAATTTAATTATCCATTTCCAACTTATATGCATATTATATATTAAAATATATAATTTAGGAGGTAGAAATAATGTGGTATGGAGGAGCTCCATGCAATATGGCAATAGCATATATCCAGGGAGGCCCTTTGGCACCTAATATCACCGGAACAGTTGTATTTAAAGATGTTCCTGGTGGAACCAATGTTTGTGCTAGTATATATGGTCTACCGTCCTACAGACCAGGTATTGATGGCAAACCCCAAATAGGTCCCCATGGATTTCACATACATGAAAATAGAGATTGCAGTGTAGGAGATCCAACAAATCCTTTCACTGCTGCAGGTGAACACTGGAATCCTACCGCGCAGCCCCATGGAAACCATGCAGGTGATTTCCCTGTGCTCTTTTCTAACAACGGTTTTACAGGGATGTGTTTTTTTACTAATAGATTCAAAGTACAAGATATTATAGGAAAATCTGTAATAATACATGAAAGTCCCGATGACTATAGAACTCAGCCAGCAGGCAATTCTGGAAAACGCCTAGCATGCGGTATAATAATCCCTTACTATTAAAATTATATGGGAGCAAAATGTCTTAACTAAAAAAATTTTGCTCCCATATATAAGTACTTTTACCTTAAAATCATCTAATCATATTCATACAACATATTTTTTACCATTTGCCTATTATAGTCCTTTTCTATTATTATACTATATATGTAATGGCAATACAAATTGTGTAAAATATGAATATGGTGTAAAAACTTATATATATTTTTGTCAAAACTTACAGTTATGTATTAAAAATATATATAAGCAAAATTCCATATTTTTTTACCACAATTAAGTTTTATTTGTTATAATATTGGTTATATATTTTGTATATTGCTATTTTCATAACATCTATTGTTTCAATATAGAAAGGAGGAGTTTTATGGAGACACTGACCTTTGATAATGGATTGCATCTTCCTTACAATAAGGAACTTTCAAACTCCAAACCCATTGTGGAAATTCTACCTGGAGAAAACGTTGTTTTTTTGTTAAAGCAACATCTAGGCGCACCTTGTGAACCCATTGTAAAAAAGGGTGACAGGGTATTGGTAGGTCAAAAAATAGCTGATGCTGAGGCAGTAGTATGTGCACCTATTCACTCTAGCGTATCTGGCACAGTAACAGATATAACAGAAATAAAGTATGCACGGGGAGAAATGATTCCGGCTATAATAGTAAAGAACGATGATAAATATGAAAAGGCTGAACCTTCATGGAATATCCAAAATTATCAGCTATTATCCCGGGATGAGATAATAGATATTATTCACCAAGCAGGAATAATAGGTATGGGAGGTGCTGCATTCCCTACCCATTTAAAATTAAATCCCCCAGCCGATAAAAAAGTAGACTGTATAATCTTAAATGGATGTGAGTGTGAGCCTTATGTCACATGTGATCACAGGCTTATGCTTGAGGAACCTGAAAAAATAATAAAGGGACTTAATGTAATTTTGCATATGTTTCCTGAGGCAAAAGGCTATATAGCTATTGAGGATAATAAAAAGGATGCTATTTTAGCCATGCAGGAAGCTATCAAAAAGGCGGGAGAATCCAGTAGTATAGAAATTAAAGTGGTAAAGACTAAGTATCCACAAGGCTCTGAAAAGCAGCTTATTTATGCCCTTACCAACAGAAAAGTACCTACTGGTAAATTGCCTGCAGATGTAGGATGTATTGTACAAAATGTAGGCACATCGGCTGCCATATATGATGCAATATTTGAGGGGCGACCCCTCATCTCAAGGATAGTAACTATCACAGGCAAATCAATTAAAAATCCGCAAAATTTCAGGGTATTTGTGGGGACACCTTTTCAGCGATTGGTAGATGCTGCAGGTGGCTTTATAGATCAGCCTGTAAAAATTATAAGCGGAGGCCCCATGATGGGCGTTACAATGCCTAACACTACCATGCCCATAACTAAAGCTACAACTGGCATCTTGTTCTTAACAAAACGTGAAACTGTCATGCCCGAAGAATCAAGTTGCATAAGATGTGGTAAATGTGTACAGGCATGCCCTATGAATTTGCTTCCAAACTATCTAAATAAATTTGGAAAGCAAGACAATATGAAAATGTTCCAAAAATTTCAAGGAACTAGTTGTATAGAATGTGGTTGCTGCACATATGTATGTCCAGCATATCAAAGAATAGTAAATAGAATTAGAAATTCAAAACAAACAATTAGAAATAATAAGTAACACCAAAGGGGTGATTTAATGTCTAGCAAAAAATATATAGAAAGTTCCTCACCTCATATACATGCAGATATATCTACGAAAATTATAATGAAGGATGTAATCATTGCCTTAATGCCAGCTCTATTTGCAAGCATCTATTTCTTTGGTATAAGGGCTCTTATAATAACCCTATTATCCGTTGTAGCATGTGTATTAGGTGAAATGATATGGCAAAAACTTTTTCATAAGCAATCAACTATAAATGACCTAAGTACTGTCGTGACTGGTATTTTATTAGCTTTTTGCCTCCCACCTACAGTTCCCTATTATATACCGATAATAGGTGGATTTTTTGCCATAATAATAGTTAAACAGGTATTTGGCGGCATAGGTAGAAACTTTTTAAATCCGGCTCTTGCAGCTCGGGCTTTTTTAATGGCCACATGGCCTGCTAGTATGGCAAAATGGACATTGGATGGAGTATCTGCAGCCACGCCGCTAGAAACAATAAAAAATATATCAGTAGGTCTACCACAAATAAAGAATGTTTTCTTAGGACATACAGGGGGTTCCATAGGCGAAACATCCTGTTTAGCACTTATTATAGGTGGTATATATTTATTATATAAAGGCGTTATTACCTGGAAGATA
This region of Xylanivirga thermophila genomic DNA includes:
- the mgrA gene encoding L-glyceraldehyde 3-phosphate reductase, producing the protein MYYPNQNRYKGMKYNRCGKSGLMLPAISLGFWHNFGGVDVFENSRAMVRRAFDLGITHFDLANNYGPPPGSAEENFGKILKMDLASYRDEMIISTKAGYRMWPGPYGEWGSRKYLLASLDQSLRRMGLEYVDIFYSHRPDPDTPMEETVGALDSAVRQGKALYVGISSYTAEQTREAIRIFKQLGTPFIIHQPSYSMFNRWIEDDLLDVLTEEGIGSIAFCPLAQGLLTNKYLSGIPADSRAAKSTGALKKGDITEEKLKKVELLNKIAKERGQSLAQMALAWVLRGGRVTSALIGASKVNQIEENVAALNNLEFSKEELQRIDEILL
- a CDS encoding diaminopimelate dehydrogenase; protein product: MEKIKVAVVGYGNVGRMALKAVLEAPDMELVGLVRRASSIQKSLPKELEGVKVVDSIESLGDVDVAILGLPTRSIPDVAKDLLSKGINTVDSYDIHSNIWDVKNALDKVANENNAVSIVSAGWDPGSDSIIRTLMKALAPKGITYTNFGPGMSMGHTVAVKDKKGVRSALSMTIPIGYGVHRRAVYVELEEGADFKEVEESIKSDPYFINDETIVTQVDDVDSLIDMGHGVLMERKGVSGTVQNQRFEFKMNINNPALTGQVLVCAARATTRQKPGAYTMIEIPVIDLIYGDREDIIRHLV
- a CDS encoding superoxide dismutase family protein, with translation MWYGGAPCNMAIAYIQGGPLAPNITGTVVFKDVPGGTNVCASIYGLPSYRPGIDGKPQIGPHGFHIHENRDCSVGDPTNPFTAAGEHWNPTAQPHGNHAGDFPVLFSNNGFTGMCFFTNRFKVQDIIGKSVIIHESPDDYRTQPAGNSGKRLACGIIIPYY
- the rsxC gene encoding electron transport complex subunit RsxC, giving the protein METLTFDNGLHLPYNKELSNSKPIVEILPGENVVFLLKQHLGAPCEPIVKKGDRVLVGQKIADAEAVVCAPIHSSVSGTVTDITEIKYARGEMIPAIIVKNDDKYEKAEPSWNIQNYQLLSRDEIIDIIHQAGIIGMGGAAFPTHLKLNPPADKKVDCIILNGCECEPYVTCDHRLMLEEPEKIIKGLNVILHMFPEAKGYIAIEDNKKDAILAMQEAIKKAGESSSIEIKVVKTKYPQGSEKQLIYALTNRKVPTGKLPADVGCIVQNVGTSAAIYDAIFEGRPLISRIVTITGKSIKNPQNFRVFVGTPFQRLVDAAGGFIDQPVKIISGGPMMGVTMPNTTMPITKATTGILFLTKRETVMPEESSCIRCGKCVQACPMNLLPNYLNKFGKQDNMKMFQKFQGTSCIECGCCTYVCPAYQRIVNRIRNSKQTIRNNK
- a CDS encoding RnfABCDGE type electron transport complex subunit D — its product is MSSKKYIESSSPHIHADISTKIIMKDVIIALMPALFASIYFFGIRALIITLLSVVACVLGEMIWQKLFHKQSTINDLSTVVTGILLAFCLPPTVPYYIPIIGGFFAIIIVKQVFGGIGRNFLNPALAARAFLMATWPASMAKWTLDGVSAATPLETIKNISVGLPQIKNVFLGHTGGSIGETSCLALIIGGIYLLYKGVITWKIPATYIGTVFILSFLFGNDAFSINYALYQIFSGGLFLGAIYMATDYTTSPVTPKGQYIMGIGCGILTWILRSVAQTPEGVAYSILIMNMFVPMIERHTIPKVFGEVE